The following proteins come from a genomic window of Phnomibacter ginsenosidimutans:
- a CDS encoding WD40/YVTN/BNR-like repeat-containing protein, with amino-acid sequence MPKGAWIPQIRTSRYNAGEVFVIANDYRRGDMGTYIFRSTDYGKTWVNMMAGKNNVKGYALCVLQDPVQPNLLFAGTENGLWVSFDNGNSFQQFTNNYPSVSTYDLAIQEREADLVIATFGRALYILDDIRPLRAIAANKGMLADKKLSTYESPIAYQAFETGPPGIEYSTYGLYAADNRGSDASINFFVKNDKAKPSKGNDSVTVKIYNAANEAIRTYKAKADTGFNRITWNFTTKGIRQPGSPKPRKGAAEPGGGMRAAPGMYKAVVSMGDVADSSMLNVQYDPRVKFDEAVYNAQKVMLQRLWQTSERLTAAMDRLTEMEDITRKLDGQLRDVEGKQADSLRKTNKAMQDSIKAIREFISGKRQEKQGYGTAYQLTVMTKLREPQQLILGKRSIPGAQEEKALEVAAAMVQQAVDKVNALSNGAWKNYRQLAESTPIKLFNDLNDLK; translated from the coding sequence TTGCCTAAAGGCGCATGGATTCCGCAGATACGCACTAGCCGCTACAATGCCGGTGAAGTATTTGTAATAGCCAACGATTATCGCCGTGGCGATATGGGTACCTATATTTTCCGCAGCACCGACTACGGTAAAACTTGGGTAAATATGATGGCAGGCAAAAACAATGTGAAAGGCTATGCATTGTGTGTGTTGCAAGATCCTGTGCAACCCAACCTGTTGTTTGCCGGTACAGAAAATGGCCTCTGGGTAAGCTTTGATAACGGAAACAGCTTTCAGCAGTTTACCAACAACTATCCTTCTGTAAGCACTTACGATTTGGCTATTCAGGAAAGAGAAGCCGATTTGGTAATTGCTACTTTCGGTCGTGCCTTGTACATCTTGGATGACATTCGTCCGCTGCGGGCTATTGCTGCTAACAAAGGCATGCTGGCCGATAAAAAGTTGAGCACTTACGAAAGCCCCATTGCGTATCAGGCATTTGAAACCGGCCCTCCCGGCATTGAATACAGCACTTATGGTTTGTATGCTGCCGACAACCGTGGTAGCGATGCCAGCATCAATTTCTTTGTGAAAAATGACAAAGCAAAACCTTCAAAAGGCAACGACTCTGTAACGGTGAAAATTTACAACGCTGCCAACGAAGCCATCCGTACTTACAAAGCCAAAGCTGATACTGGTTTCAACCGCATCACCTGGAACTTTACTACCAAAGGCATTCGCCAGCCCGGCAGCCCCAAGCCTCGCAAAGGTGCTGCCGAACCCGGTGGTGGTATGCGGGCCGCTCCTGGCATGTACAAAGCCGTAGTAAGCATGGGCGATGTAGCCGATAGCAGCATGCTGAATGTGCAGTACGACCCACGAGTGAAGTTTGATGAAGCCGTATATAACGCACAGAAAGTTATGCTGCAGCGTTTGTGGCAAACTTCAGAACGTTTGACTGCCGCTATGGACCGACTCACAGAAATGGAAGACATCACCAGAAAGCTGGATGGACAACTGCGGGATGTAGAAGGCAAGCAAGCCGACAGCCTGCGCAAAACCAACAAGGCCATGCAAGATTCTATCAAAGCCATTCGTGAGTTTATCAGTGGCAAGCGACAGGAAAAGCAAGGCTATGGCACTGCTTACCAGCTAACTGTAATGACCAAGCTCCGCGAACCACAGCAACTCATTTTGGGCAAACGCAGCATTCCCGGTGCACAAGAAGAAAAAGCATTGGAAGTAGCTGCTGCAATGGTACAGCAAGCGGTAGACAAAGTGAATGCGTTGAGCAACGGTGCCTGGAAAAACTATCGACAGCTGGCAGAAAGTACCCCCATCAAACTGTTCAATGATTTGAATGATTTGAAATAA